The following proteins come from a genomic window of Corallococcus sp. NCRR:
- a CDS encoding DEAD/DEAH box helicase produces the protein MQDPIGNFERIRELYISYLDTAFRIGDESVAEERRRLLRQPGTFCTEPLIEAIPRYEPAELSFDALYQDTSPEGPLASFTEPARRAFIDLTLAGLFGSEPQEKGSLPLKRKAKYAPYRHQLQMLHRGVRPGMPGVVTSGTGSGKTESFMLPLLARISQEAVGWEAPGKGYLEQHWWIDPATGQPYSEEKKGRRYLALPKHKRPDAKNPLNTAFARHRAGEKRMAAVRALVLYPMNALVEDQLVRLRKALDSAEAREAMKEHFHGNRIFFGRYIGATEVTGHPGSTSTPRGLDSFLMAGKAAAKQLGSIKFEGHKLADANGDVAYEDVWQGERERRSRRLSELFEYMAALESGQIQARLHALDRQAQENLHAKLEEHGKEHGDPTSADFLAFAEDPKVGKRSRSSLLEDYQKLFGAPDDATRQRLEKLQLTAKDAGRAPSATGVDDAPFMFPSVDGGEMTNRWDMQLDPPDILITNVSMLSAMLNREVEEPIFEQTRKWLERDDAYFFLVLDELHLQRGAAGTEVSFLLRMLLERLGLTQSAKQRGKVRILASSASLPAAPQAEAEKSSQYLWDMFGPFGLPPADRSEKDSKELWRQSIVSGHERKGRYEPTTEPAKVRLEPAPFRELLLAHQSPGWRDPDVPLAQPLFAKVPDGAPPLESAWRRVCAALGIGADKLLPQAISDAISEATYRLLWACWQQDDGRTRAQPVSELTEKLFGPPTADPGHTATEHLEALRGLLFVRGAADGLKALGYLRGPDLPTFRVHTFFRSIEGLYSPAYKGLGAPKTKQERRAEVGQLTIEQAHRIAIDTPQGPREHRLFELVYCECCGELFFGGMRADFSRSPYLAELLPQEPRLEGLPDDAASQRFEDLSWQQYALFWPSSKPRPSDAPEEAKDKSKDKGQWLRAVLERETGGILKRDKLKDSELDPSRHLEGWYYERGSSSDAGHKRNWDSPGTNVPYSCPNCLTSYKGRVDTRYRLSPLRNFRAGFAKTTQLLATELFDAQRISNPVEIPKLVSFSDSRQDAAKAALSIEKNHHQDVRRELLVRTLRHHLANRDSQRAKLESECAAIEQTLDTAPAPVKDLLSPQLAAKKSELASLLDPSAALSKIIGIARPEQLGPASEVPALIADMARCGVHPYDGAGVDRPAGQQPGGTVLMRFPWNRLLSLEPATGKLTWASSNEADEALAMDNARVNLVTEVHRVMTDVVFSKTYFSLEESGLGYATVPLPLQGTPEQKQRRAGELAALLRVMTDAYRYWPSPFAEKDHTGQSKMPPEWREAAQVGPKVKKFAQAVWGTDWEPQLKAALDQLADAGHKDGLIRMPYVRIQLVADDAHFVRCVQCSRVHLHPGTDVCTRCFAQLDWAKLDKRPIAELHVRSFLTRRIQRAAALVGDDGHGAFRLHCEELTGQTEAPAERQRQFRGIFVPRLEDLEGTSDETEEADERVLGEQNQLFKLRSEIDLLAVTTTMEVGIDIGPLQVVLQANMPPQRFNYQQRVGRAGRRGQAFSLALTICRTKSHDVFYFREPKAMTGDIPPTPFLTKRMESIGGRLVRKGWLWSAFRRLREEERKAGRPFPGDLMIPSDIHGEYLPTALFRDSAWQARTEKALEEEQSYAQKLARLLEEGSSLSFEVKVPELMQSMRAAVDRIQQMGLAHVLAEYGLLPMYGMPTRVRELYMGLRRSGSERKWSTVDRDIDLAIYEFAPGSTVVIDKREHLAVGFTPDLTPPIGRKGGEAIYTIQDSAFSHSFELVQCKVCQAWTDLSKQQAATKCECGTALDLDARRRCCVPNAFRTNLPLFPRTTEEEADGGVRHRSIQAEAERIPFEEAQGFGPPGTWRLPFKYRNSRTFRINRGPNHENAGRYFSVKEGTDSSLGAKLEHQIICTDGELDKRVRSFTPESTEQKLWLAAPKTTDSLYLATHGTKDGLALHRLYSRVDEGVADDEVTRWLGIRAAAISASFIIASRAAFELDIDPEEFDVLEPRRYMREDQRPLLQITDHLVNGAGYCDWLVQQEGGQPRIARLVQSILENESRYPLKQFLDPKHTGCDSSCYRCLRRYGNQPFHGLLDWQLGLAFIRAMVDPDYGVGLWKGDFEAYVELGRWPKFAEGLARQMAERFGGESICFGKVPAFRIRKQAGELTPWVLIRHPLWDWSQENGPPSGTILAHAYGEAKKAGGLPMCWDSFNLLRRQVLVREKIVSEARSHQ, from the coding sequence ATGCAGGACCCCATTGGAAACTTCGAGCGCATCCGCGAGCTCTACATCAGCTACCTCGATACCGCCTTCCGCATCGGTGACGAGAGCGTGGCCGAGGAGCGGCGCCGGCTGCTGCGCCAGCCCGGCACCTTCTGCACCGAGCCGCTCATTGAGGCCATTCCCCGGTACGAGCCTGCGGAGCTGTCCTTCGACGCGCTCTACCAGGACACCTCACCCGAGGGTCCCCTGGCCAGCTTCACAGAGCCAGCGCGGCGCGCGTTCATCGACCTGACCCTGGCGGGGCTGTTCGGCTCGGAGCCTCAGGAGAAGGGCAGCCTGCCGCTGAAGCGCAAAGCGAAGTACGCGCCCTATCGTCACCAGCTCCAGATGCTGCACCGGGGCGTGCGGCCCGGCATGCCTGGCGTCGTCACCTCCGGCACGGGCTCGGGCAAGACGGAATCTTTCATGCTGCCCCTGCTGGCGCGGATCTCCCAGGAGGCCGTCGGCTGGGAGGCCCCCGGGAAGGGCTACCTTGAGCAGCACTGGTGGATCGATCCGGCGACAGGGCAGCCCTACTCCGAGGAGAAGAAGGGGCGGCGCTACCTCGCGCTGCCCAAGCACAAGCGGCCCGACGCAAAGAATCCCCTAAACACCGCCTTCGCGCGGCACCGCGCGGGCGAGAAGCGCATGGCGGCGGTCCGCGCGCTCGTCCTGTACCCGATGAACGCCCTGGTCGAGGACCAGCTCGTGCGCCTGCGCAAGGCGCTCGACTCTGCCGAGGCGCGCGAGGCCATGAAGGAGCACTTTCATGGCAACCGCATCTTCTTCGGCCGCTACATCGGCGCCACCGAGGTCACCGGCCATCCCGGCTCGACGAGCACCCCTCGCGGGCTGGACTCCTTCCTCATGGCAGGCAAGGCCGCCGCGAAGCAGCTCGGCTCCATCAAGTTTGAGGGCCACAAGCTGGCCGATGCCAACGGTGACGTGGCGTACGAAGACGTGTGGCAGGGCGAGCGGGAGCGCCGCAGCCGCCGGCTGAGCGAGCTCTTCGAGTACATGGCGGCCCTGGAAAGTGGGCAGATCCAGGCGCGGCTCCACGCCCTGGACAGGCAGGCCCAGGAGAACCTGCACGCCAAGCTCGAAGAGCACGGCAAGGAGCACGGTGACCCCACGTCGGCGGATTTCCTCGCGTTCGCGGAGGACCCAAAGGTAGGCAAGCGCTCCCGGTCGAGCCTCCTCGAGGACTACCAGAAGCTCTTCGGGGCTCCCGATGATGCGACTCGCCAGCGACTTGAGAAGCTCCAGCTCACGGCCAAGGACGCGGGCCGGGCCCCGTCCGCCACGGGCGTCGATGACGCGCCCTTCATGTTCCCGTCGGTGGACGGCGGGGAGATGACCAACCGGTGGGACATGCAGCTGGATCCGCCGGACATCCTCATCACCAACGTCAGCATGCTGAGCGCCATGCTCAACCGCGAGGTCGAAGAGCCCATCTTCGAGCAGACGCGCAAGTGGCTTGAGCGGGACGATGCGTACTTCTTCCTCGTGCTCGACGAGCTGCACCTGCAGCGCGGCGCAGCGGGCACCGAGGTGTCCTTCCTGCTGCGCATGCTGCTTGAGCGGCTGGGCCTCACTCAGAGCGCGAAACAGCGTGGCAAGGTCCGTATCCTGGCCTCAAGCGCGTCGCTTCCCGCCGCTCCTCAGGCGGAGGCGGAGAAGAGTTCCCAATACCTGTGGGACATGTTCGGCCCGTTTGGGCTGCCCCCGGCGGACCGGAGCGAGAAGGATTCCAAGGAACTGTGGCGCCAGTCCATCGTGTCCGGCCACGAGCGAAAGGGCCGCTACGAGCCCACCACCGAGCCCGCGAAGGTGCGGCTTGAGCCAGCCCCCTTCCGCGAGCTGCTCTTGGCGCACCAGAGCCCGGGATGGCGCGACCCCGACGTTCCCCTGGCTCAGCCACTGTTCGCCAAGGTGCCCGACGGGGCCCCCCCCCTTGAGTCCGCGTGGAGGCGTGTCTGCGCGGCCCTCGGCATTGGAGCGGACAAGCTCCTGCCCCAGGCCATCTCCGATGCCATCTCCGAGGCGACCTACCGCCTGCTGTGGGCGTGCTGGCAGCAGGACGATGGGCGCACTCGCGCGCAGCCCGTGAGCGAGCTGACGGAGAAGCTCTTCGGGCCTCCCACGGCCGATCCAGGGCACACGGCCACCGAGCACCTGGAAGCCCTGCGCGGGCTGCTCTTCGTTCGCGGCGCGGCGGATGGGCTGAAGGCGCTCGGCTACCTCCGAGGGCCCGATCTGCCCACGTTCCGCGTCCACACATTCTTCCGGAGCATCGAAGGCCTCTACTCCCCGGCTTACAAGGGCCTCGGCGCTCCGAAGACGAAGCAGGAGCGGCGGGCCGAGGTGGGCCAGCTCACCATCGAGCAGGCGCACCGCATCGCCATCGACACTCCCCAAGGCCCCCGGGAGCACCGGCTCTTCGAGCTCGTCTACTGCGAGTGCTGCGGCGAGCTGTTCTTCGGGGGCATGCGGGCCGACTTCTCCCGCAGCCCCTACTTGGCCGAGCTCCTACCCCAGGAGCCCAGGCTTGAGGGGCTGCCGGACGACGCCGCCTCCCAGCGCTTCGAGGATCTCTCCTGGCAGCAGTACGCCCTCTTCTGGCCTAGTTCCAAGCCCCGCCCCTCCGACGCTCCGGAGGAAGCCAAGGACAAGAGCAAGGACAAAGGCCAGTGGCTGAGGGCCGTCCTTGAGCGGGAAACAGGGGGCATCCTGAAGAGGGACAAGCTGAAGGACTCGGAGCTCGACCCCAGCAGGCACCTTGAGGGCTGGTACTACGAGAGGGGCAGTAGCAGCGACGCCGGGCACAAGCGCAACTGGGACTCCCCGGGCACCAACGTCCCCTACTCCTGCCCCAACTGCCTTACCTCGTACAAAGGCCGCGTCGACACGCGCTATCGCCTGTCTCCCTTGCGGAACTTCCGGGCTGGTTTCGCCAAGACGACGCAGCTCCTGGCCACCGAGCTGTTCGACGCGCAACGTATCTCCAACCCCGTGGAGATCCCCAAGCTGGTGTCCTTCTCGGACAGCCGGCAGGACGCGGCGAAGGCGGCGCTCTCCATCGAGAAGAATCACCACCAGGACGTCCGCCGCGAGCTGCTCGTGCGCACGCTGCGGCACCACCTTGCCAACCGCGACAGTCAGCGGGCGAAGCTCGAATCCGAGTGTGCCGCGATCGAGCAGACCCTCGACACGGCACCTGCCCCCGTCAAGGACTTGCTGTCTCCGCAGCTTGCCGCCAAGAAGAGCGAGCTTGCCAGCCTGCTCGATCCGAGCGCCGCGCTCTCCAAGATCATCGGCATTGCCAGGCCCGAGCAGCTCGGCCCGGCATCGGAGGTTCCCGCCCTGATCGCGGACATGGCCCGGTGTGGTGTCCACCCCTACGATGGGGCGGGAGTCGATCGCCCCGCAGGCCAACAGCCCGGCGGCACGGTGCTGATGCGCTTCCCGTGGAACCGGCTGCTCTCGCTTGAGCCCGCGACCGGCAAGCTAACCTGGGCAAGCTCCAACGAGGCCGACGAGGCGCTCGCCATGGACAATGCCCGCGTCAACCTCGTCACCGAGGTACACCGGGTAATGACGGATGTCGTCTTCAGCAAGACGTATTTCTCGCTTGAGGAGTCGGGCCTGGGGTACGCGACGGTGCCGCTGCCGCTCCAGGGCACGCCCGAGCAGAAGCAGCGGCGCGCCGGAGAGCTGGCCGCGCTGCTCCGAGTGATGACCGATGCCTACCGGTACTGGCCCAGCCCCTTCGCCGAGAAGGACCACACGGGCCAATCCAAGATGCCCCCGGAGTGGAGAGAAGCCGCTCAGGTGGGCCCCAAAGTGAAGAAGTTCGCCCAGGCGGTGTGGGGCACCGACTGGGAGCCGCAGCTGAAGGCGGCGCTCGATCAGCTCGCGGATGCCGGGCACAAGGACGGGCTCATCCGCATGCCCTATGTCCGCATCCAGCTCGTCGCGGATGACGCCCACTTCGTCCGGTGTGTGCAGTGCTCCCGTGTTCACCTGCACCCGGGAACCGACGTCTGCACCCGCTGCTTCGCCCAGCTCGACTGGGCCAAGCTGGACAAGCGGCCCATCGCCGAGCTGCATGTGCGCAGCTTCCTGACCCGCCGCATCCAGCGCGCTGCCGCCCTCGTCGGCGACGACGGCCATGGCGCCTTCCGGCTCCACTGCGAGGAGCTCACCGGGCAGACAGAGGCGCCCGCCGAGCGCCAGCGGCAGTTCCGCGGCATCTTCGTTCCACGGCTGGAGGACCTTGAGGGCACCAGTGACGAAACGGAAGAAGCGGACGAGCGGGTGCTCGGGGAGCAGAACCAGCTCTTCAAGCTCAGGAGCGAGATCGACCTGTTGGCCGTGACGACGACGATGGAGGTGGGAATCGACATCGGCCCGCTGCAGGTCGTCCTCCAGGCGAACATGCCCCCGCAGCGCTTCAACTACCAGCAGCGCGTGGGCCGCGCGGGACGCCGGGGCCAAGCCTTCTCTCTGGCCCTGACGATTTGCCGGACCAAGAGCCACGACGTCTTCTACTTCCGAGAGCCCAAGGCAATGACGGGGGACATTCCCCCGACGCCGTTCCTCACCAAGCGGATGGAGAGCATCGGCGGCCGACTGGTGCGCAAGGGCTGGCTGTGGAGCGCCTTCCGGCGTCTGCGCGAGGAGGAGCGCAAGGCGGGGCGCCCCTTCCCGGGCGACCTGATGATCCCCTCGGACATCCACGGCGAGTACCTACCCACGGCCCTCTTCCGGGACAGCGCCTGGCAGGCCCGGACGGAGAAGGCACTTGAGGAGGAGCAGAGCTACGCCCAGAAACTGGCGCGACTACTTGAGGAGGGCAGCTCGCTGAGCTTCGAGGTGAAGGTGCCCGAGCTCATGCAGAGCATGAGAGCCGCCGTGGACCGCATCCAGCAGATGGGGCTGGCTCACGTGCTGGCCGAGTATGGCCTGCTGCCCATGTACGGCATGCCCACCCGGGTGCGCGAGCTGTACATGGGGCTGCGGCGAAGCGGCAGTGAGCGCAAGTGGAGTACCGTGGATCGGGACATCGATCTCGCCATCTACGAGTTCGCCCCGGGCTCCACCGTCGTCATCGACAAGCGCGAGCACCTAGCCGTGGGCTTCACCCCCGACCTCACTCCGCCCATTGGCCGCAAGGGCGGGGAGGCTATCTACACCATCCAGGACTCGGCGTTCAGCCATAGCTTCGAGCTGGTGCAGTGCAAGGTCTGCCAGGCCTGGACGGACCTCTCCAAGCAGCAGGCGGCCACCAAGTGCGAGTGCGGCACGGCGCTTGACCTGGACGCACGCCGGCGCTGCTGCGTTCCCAACGCATTCCGGACGAACCTGCCTCTCTTCCCGCGCACTACCGAGGAAGAGGCCGACGGCGGTGTCCGCCATCGCTCCATCCAGGCCGAGGCGGAGCGGATCCCCTTCGAGGAGGCCCAGGGCTTCGGTCCCCCGGGAACCTGGAGGCTGCCCTTCAAGTACCGCAACAGCCGAACGTTCCGGATCAATCGAGGGCCCAACCACGAGAACGCCGGGCGCTACTTCAGCGTGAAGGAGGGCACGGACAGCTCCTTGGGCGCCAAGCTTGAGCACCAGATCATCTGCACGGACGGAGAGTTAGACAAGCGGGTACGGAGTTTCACGCCAGAGTCCACGGAGCAGAAGCTGTGGCTGGCAGCGCCCAAGACGACGGACTCTCTCTACTTGGCCACGCACGGCACGAAGGACGGCCTAGCGCTCCACCGGCTGTACTCACGCGTGGACGAGGGCGTGGCCGACGACGAGGTGACACGCTGGCTGGGCATCCGCGCGGCGGCGATCTCGGCCAGCTTCATCATCGCCAGCCGGGCCGCCTTCGAACTGGACATCGATCCCGAGGAGTTCGACGTGCTGGAGCCCCGGCGCTACATGCGCGAGGACCAGCGACCCCTGCTGCAGATAACCGATCACTTGGTGAACGGAGCAGGCTACTGCGACTGGCTCGTCCAGCAGGAGGGTGGCCAGCCCCGCATCGCGCGCCTCGTCCAGTCCATTCTAGAGAACGAGAGCAGGTACCCCCTCAAGCAGTTCCTCGACCCGAAGCACACCGGGTGCGACTCGTCCTGCTACCGCTGTCTGCGGCGCTACGGCAACCAGCCCTTCCACGGACTGCTCGACTGGCAGCTGGGGCTGGCGTTCATCCGGGCCATGGTCGACCCGGACTACGGGGTGGGCCTCTGGAAGGGAGACTTCGAGGCGTACGTGGAACTCGGCCGCTGGCCGAAGTTCGCGGAGGGGCTGGCACGGCAGATGGCCGAGCGCTTCGGGGGCGAGAGCATCTGCTTCGGCAAGGTCCCCGCCTTCCGGATTCGCAAACAGGCCGGTGAACTCACCCCGTGGGTCCTCATCCGGCATCCGCTCTGGGACTGGAGCCAGGAGAACGGGCCGCCTTCAGGGACGATCCTTGCCCATGCCTATGGGGAGGCGAAGAAGGCGGGTGGACTGCCCATGTGCTGGGACAGCTTCAACCTGCTGCGCCGCCAGGTACTGGTGCGTGAAAAGATCGTCAGCGAGGCACGGAGTCACCAATGA
- a CDS encoding PD-(D/E)XK nuclease family protein, producing the protein MTRPPPLPSPFERVEVPALFSPSRFGALGRCKLSVLGERSASVLLPPSLHALVGTLVHHVRRELSEGHWKAELSQEQACTLLMAEVTQQAEAQLAGMASTEALVPLREAMGLRTWELREMRLRRWASRLVLKGKNGPVRPLGDLMAVPTGQGPDTLRLETGDEAWLVAPSVRLRGRADRIEQTVLGTFDIIDFKSGRLHDEEGQLLPDATLQVRLYALAAEEAGAGAVRLFLEGDDRHHVPWGDMERGETRALLRTISTKLPAGKTLGAEDLAEAGPHCRGCRLRPSCRRYLEWGPKAWTHPQLPGQEPPLDVWGTLESVATGARGDTVELRDANGHLVIVDGVNPARELGAIAAGEPVYFFELERTEDRRAHGRVMHPRNFHEYPPDGGRRLRQARSLQAFRG; encoded by the coding sequence ATGACGCGGCCCCCTCCACTCCCAAGCCCGTTCGAGCGAGTGGAGGTACCCGCTTTATTCTCCCCATCTCGCTTCGGCGCGCTGGGGCGGTGCAAGCTCTCGGTGCTTGGCGAGCGGAGCGCCTCCGTGCTCCTCCCTCCGAGCCTTCACGCGCTGGTCGGCACTCTCGTGCACCACGTGCGGCGCGAGCTGAGCGAGGGCCATTGGAAGGCGGAGCTGAGTCAAGAGCAGGCGTGCACCTTGCTCATGGCGGAGGTGACCCAGCAGGCGGAAGCTCAGCTGGCCGGCATGGCGAGCACCGAGGCACTCGTTCCCCTGCGTGAAGCGATGGGGCTCAGAACCTGGGAGCTGCGGGAGATGCGCCTCCGGCGGTGGGCCTCACGGCTGGTGCTGAAGGGAAAGAACGGGCCCGTACGGCCGCTGGGGGATCTGATGGCGGTGCCTACCGGCCAGGGCCCTGACACCCTACGGCTTGAGACGGGAGACGAGGCTTGGCTGGTTGCACCCTCGGTGCGGCTACGGGGAAGAGCCGATCGCATTGAGCAGACGGTGCTGGGCACTTTCGACATCATCGATTTCAAATCCGGCCGCCTCCATGACGAAGAGGGGCAGCTGCTACCGGACGCGACGCTCCAGGTGCGGTTGTATGCTTTGGCTGCGGAAGAGGCCGGGGCCGGGGCCGTGCGTCTCTTCCTTGAGGGAGACGATCGCCACCACGTGCCGTGGGGTGACATGGAGCGCGGTGAAACGCGAGCCCTGCTCCGGACGATCTCCACGAAGCTCCCGGCGGGTAAAACCCTTGGCGCGGAGGACCTGGCTGAGGCCGGCCCTCACTGTCGCGGCTGCCGCCTACGGCCCTCGTGCAGGCGCTACCTTGAGTGGGGCCCCAAGGCGTGGACGCACCCGCAGCTTCCCGGCCAGGAGCCTCCACTGGACGTGTGGGGCACGCTTGAGAGCGTCGCGACAGGAGCCCGTGGCGACACGGTGGAGCTGCGCGATGCCAACGGACATCTCGTCATCGTCGACGGGGTGAATCCTGCCCGGGAACTGGGGGCGATAGCTGCCGGAGAGCCCGTATACTTCTTCGAGCTTGAGCGGACGGAGGACCGACGCGCCCACGGCCGGGTGATGCACCCACGGAACTTCCACGAGTACCCTCCCGATGGAGGCAGGCGGCTGCGCCAAGCCCGTAGCCTCCAGGCCTTCCGCGGCTGA
- a CDS encoding very short patch repair endonuclease has translation MKAVRRRDTRPEVEVRRLLWKAGARFRLCPRDLPGTPDIANKSARWAVFVHGCFWHGHRNCKLATVPKSNSAFWEAKLAANRSRDARKALALRRLGYRVLVVWQCALRDPAALVRRFSEAGVTKP, from the coding sequence ATGAAAGCCGTGCGGCGGCGTGACACCCGGCCCGAGGTGGAAGTTCGGCGGCTCCTGTGGAAGGCGGGAGCCCGGTTCCGGCTCTGTCCTCGGGACTTGCCCGGAACCCCTGATATCGCCAACAAGAGCGCGCGCTGGGCGGTATTTGTCCATGGCTGCTTCTGGCACGGTCATCGCAACTGCAAGCTGGCGACCGTGCCCAAGAGCAACAGCGCTTTCTGGGAAGCCAAGCTGGCCGCGAACCGCAGCCGGGATGCCCGAAAAGCGCTGGCACTGAGGCGACTCGGCTATCGGGTTCTCGTGGTATGGCAGTGCGCATTGCGCGACCCAGCAGCCCTGGTCCGCCGGTTCTCCGAGGCAGGTGTCACGAAGCCATGA
- a CDS encoding DNA cytosine methyltransferase, whose amino-acid sequence MSDDLDQIDGGDATFLRSRLRPLPLGGTERLRLVDLFAGSGGLTLGVMEACRAINARLEVRLAMELDERVRAVYDLNFPSQVKNNRGDVLSRFGLVPGKLLSAAEQETRREVGRVDILVGGPPCQGHSDLNNHTRRRDKKNELYMAMVRAAEVLKPRYVLIENVQGVRRDHGEVLLRATEYLRGILGYTVEHRLVRMVDIGVPQKRVRHILVAYRGEEVSRLLDFPPIEKPRTLRWAIQDLQKKKFPVQSIFDTPARLSPANAERAKYLLENPETYDLPNHLRPRCHRDNPSHRYKAMYGKLKWNEPAHTITTGFGSPGQGRYFHPEEARTLTPHEAARVQFFPDWFDFGPNSNRGLLAHCIGNAVPPKLAFSVLVRLLRQHSAGAQKPKGKAA is encoded by the coding sequence ATGAGCGACGACCTGGACCAAATCGATGGTGGTGATGCCACCTTCCTGCGCAGCCGGCTCCGACCGCTGCCTCTTGGTGGCACCGAGCGCTTGAGGCTGGTCGACCTCTTCGCGGGCTCGGGAGGCCTGACCCTGGGAGTCATGGAGGCCTGCCGCGCGATCAATGCGAGGCTTGAGGTACGCTTGGCCATGGAGTTGGACGAGCGCGTTCGCGCCGTGTACGACTTGAACTTCCCCTCTCAGGTCAAGAACAACCGAGGAGACGTACTCTCCAGGTTCGGACTGGTCCCTGGAAAGCTCCTCTCGGCCGCCGAGCAAGAGACGCGGCGCGAGGTGGGCAGGGTCGACATCCTGGTGGGTGGCCCTCCCTGTCAAGGTCACTCGGACCTCAACAACCACACCCGCCGACGCGACAAGAAGAACGAGCTGTACATGGCGATGGTCCGAGCGGCCGAGGTACTCAAGCCCCGCTATGTCCTCATCGAGAACGTCCAAGGGGTGCGTCGCGATCATGGAGAGGTGCTCCTTCGAGCAACGGAGTACCTAAGAGGCATCCTGGGCTACACCGTGGAACACCGCTTGGTGCGCATGGTCGACATCGGAGTTCCCCAGAAACGCGTCCGCCATATCCTGGTCGCCTATCGTGGCGAAGAGGTCTCACGGCTGCTGGACTTTCCGCCGATCGAGAAGCCTCGAACCCTGCGGTGGGCCATCCAGGACCTTCAGAAGAAGAAGTTCCCCGTGCAGTCGATCTTCGACACCCCAGCCCGGCTGAGTCCCGCCAATGCAGAGAGGGCGAAGTATCTGCTTGAGAACCCGGAGACTTACGACTTGCCGAACCATCTCCGGCCTAGATGTCATCGCGACAACCCCTCGCACCGCTACAAGGCGATGTATGGGAAGCTCAAATGGAACGAGCCCGCCCACACCATCACCACGGGGTTCGGCAGCCCCGGCCAAGGGCGGTATTTCCACCCCGAGGAGGCGCGCACGCTGACTCCTCATGAAGCAGCGCGCGTGCAGTTCTTCCCAGATTGGTTCGACTTTGGGCCGAACTCGAATCGAGGTCTCCTCGCGCACTGCATCGGCAATGCAGTCCCGCCGAAGCTGGCCTTCTCCGTACTCGTTCGGCTGCTGCGTCAACACTCTGCTGGTGCTCAGAAGCCCAAAGGTAAAGCCGCTTGA
- a CDS encoding IS5 family transposase, whose protein sequence is MRRHGLSDAEWGRIEPLLGSRSGPHSKRGDRDFINAVVWRVKTGVQWRDLPERFGHWKTVCNRFHRWAKTGRWEAIFKALRLDVDELGSLADASVVRAHQDAAGGKGGSEAMLRGVLEEVFQRKFTPSRRREVSRCTSR, encoded by the coding sequence ATGCGCCGACATGGACTGAGCGATGCCGAGTGGGGCCGCATCGAACCCCTGCTGGGCTCCAGGAGCGGCCCTCACTCGAAGCGAGGAGACCGTGACTTCATCAACGCAGTGGTGTGGCGTGTGAAGACCGGGGTGCAGTGGCGGGACTTGCCCGAGCGGTTCGGTCACTGGAAGACGGTCTGCAACCGCTTCCACCGCTGGGCGAAGACTGGGCGATGGGAAGCCATCTTCAAGGCGCTGCGGCTCGACGTGGATGAGCTTGGTTCCCTTGCTGACGCATCGGTCGTCCGGGCGCATCAGGACGCCGCGGGCGGAAAAGGGGGATCCGAAGCAATGCTTCGGGGCGTTCTTGAGGAGGTTTTTCAACGAAAGTTCACGCCGTCACGACGACGGGAGGTAAGCCGCTGCACGTCGCGTTGA
- a CDS encoding DUF2019 domain-containing protein, protein MRLEQLVEQFAQNVEAQTDAIHRGDAKTGNKHAKKYTAALQALREHGDAGRDALAILLKHPRPDVRTMAAAFLLRYRTAEAKAVLEAAANEGGVSAIGAIMTLRRWNDGTWALDPG, encoded by the coding sequence ATGAGGTTGGAGCAACTGGTCGAGCAGTTCGCTCAGAACGTAGAAGCCCAGACCGATGCCATCCATCGAGGCGATGCCAAAACAGGAAACAAACACGCCAAGAAGTACACCGCCGCGCTTCAGGCGCTCCGTGAACACGGAGATGCCGGGCGTGATGCTCTCGCCATATTGCTGAAGCATCCCCGCCCGGATGTTCGAACCATGGCCGCTGCGTTTCTGCTCCGCTACCGAACGGCGGAAGCCAAGGCTGTACTTGAAGCCGCAGCGAATGAGGGAGGAGTTAGCGCCATCGGAGCGATCATGACGCTGCGCCGCTGGAACGACGGCACCTGGGCGCTCGATCCGGGCTAG